The following are encoded together in the Nocardia sp. XZ_19_385 genome:
- a CDS encoding serine-threonine protein kinase: MPESIGDKPLWIVSFDKDGAVEAGVDALIAGVRQREVTDLMLFSHGWNNDRRKAVDLYQRWFGKLDALPRAGTRRIGYVGVIWPSERWSDEPDDGAPLADAPGGAAGAGPRETVAAGSPALDADTLRNLKTTFPDGEQQLDRIAELLATAEPDQDTVDELFSQMREFSIATFQGHTDSEGPDDADVGVPPMLSTANDASEVFREFAMQLRRSGVDLDSDEGGAAGFGDVFKKVLHGAKEALRAATYWQMKNRAGVVGERGLGPLLGRLQGEFPGLRVNLIGHSFGARVVSYALNGIPDGQVSSVKSVTLLQGAFSSFSFADPLPFDRNRKGGLAGRSGRVDGPISVCFSQHDGALSDFYPLASKVARDNAAGAHGDNPWTAMGAVGAFDVPQVALLPVGTEYPFATGQLINIDASETVANGRAPFGAHSDIVHESLAWVAVKAGKLDTP, translated from the coding sequence ATGCCGGAATCCATTGGGGACAAGCCGCTGTGGATCGTGTCCTTCGACAAGGACGGCGCCGTGGAGGCAGGCGTGGACGCACTGATCGCGGGCGTGCGGCAGCGTGAGGTCACTGATCTGATGTTGTTCTCCCACGGCTGGAACAACGATCGGCGCAAGGCCGTCGACCTGTATCAGCGGTGGTTCGGGAAACTCGACGCGTTGCCGCGCGCCGGTACGCGCCGGATCGGGTACGTGGGGGTGATTTGGCCCTCTGAGCGCTGGAGCGACGAACCGGATGACGGTGCCCCGCTGGCTGATGCGCCTGGTGGAGCGGCCGGCGCGGGTCCGCGGGAAACTGTCGCCGCCGGGTCGCCGGCCCTCGACGCCGATACCCTGCGGAATTTAAAGACGACTTTCCCGGACGGCGAGCAACAGCTCGATCGCATCGCGGAACTGCTGGCGACAGCAGAGCCGGATCAGGACACGGTCGACGAATTGTTCAGCCAGATGCGGGAATTCAGTATCGCCACCTTCCAAGGGCACACCGACTCCGAAGGTCCGGACGACGCGGACGTCGGGGTGCCGCCCATGCTCAGCACGGCCAATGATGCCTCGGAGGTCTTCCGCGAATTCGCGATGCAGCTACGGAGATCCGGCGTCGACCTCGACTCGGACGAAGGCGGGGCGGCCGGATTCGGGGATGTGTTCAAGAAGGTGCTGCACGGCGCCAAGGAAGCCTTGCGGGCCGCGACGTATTGGCAGATGAAGAACCGCGCGGGGGTCGTCGGTGAGCGGGGACTGGGGCCCCTTCTCGGTCGGCTACAGGGCGAATTCCCTGGCCTGCGCGTCAATCTCATCGGCCACAGCTTCGGTGCTCGGGTAGTTTCCTACGCCCTCAACGGAATTCCCGACGGGCAGGTGTCGTCGGTCAAATCTGTCACGTTGCTGCAGGGCGCGTTCTCGAGTTTCTCGTTCGCGGATCCCCTACCGTTCGACCGAAATCGCAAGGGCGGCTTGGCGGGGCGGTCCGGCCGGGTCGACGGACCCATTTCGGTGTGCTTCTCCCAGCACGACGGCGCACTGAGCGACTTCTATCCGCTCGCGTCCAAGGTTGCCCGGGACAACGCCGCGGGCGCCCACGGCGACAACCCGTGGACCGCGATGGGTGCGGTCGGCGCCTTCGACGTCCCGCAGGTCGCGCTGCTGCCGGTCGGCACCGAATATCCCTTCGCCACAGGACAACTCATCAACATCGACGCCTCCGAAACGGTGGCGAACGGCCGGGCGCCCTTCGGCGCGCACAGCGATATCGTGCACGAAAGTCTCGCCTGGGTCGCGGTCAAAGCAGGCAAGCTCGACACCCCCTAA
- a CDS encoding DNA translocase FtsK, with translation MAGKSRNTATPRSRAGTGREPQQSGAARGRTTTSRTRSTTPRSTAARPAQRRTGPTPRARATPPRRPPARTARGGSSTAPLAVFSRVVSGGWNMLANGLGATTRTLSRAGDIEHGHRRDGMALALIAVSAIVAAAVWLSAGGPVGRWVEEAIRWVAGSASAGLPFACAGLAVILMRTEPHPEIRPRLVLGGMLVSLPFLGLWHLAAGAPDDAHGRSRAAGFTGFVVGGPLTDGLTAWLSVPILLLAIIFGVLLLTGTTVREVPQRLREYFGTGSGGDEYGDYRGEHGDFDPADYDADGFPLHRGRSRRRGRTPAENYPPDEFGDPDAVTEALSEPPLRDAKTIATAAEFGAEDAAPAPKPRKRVTPKVADQTPPPPPKEPDFVPERVIEGDYTLPPLNLLTDGDPPKKRSAANESMIEAITEVLVQFKIDAAVTGFVRGPTVTRYEVELGPGVKVEKITALARNIAYAVATENVRLLAPIPGKSAVGIEVPNSDRELVRLADVLKAPSTRNDHHPLVIGLGKNIEGDFVSANLAKMPHLLVAGSTGSGKSSFVNSMLVSLLQRATPDEVRMILIDPKMVELTPYEGIPHLITPIITQPKKAAAALAWLVEEMEQRYQDMQANKVRHIDDFNKKVKSGLITAPLGSERVYRPYPYILAIVDELADLMMTAPRDVEDAIVRITQKARAAGIHLVLATQRPSVDVVTGLIKTNVPSRLAFATSSLTDSRVILDQPGAEKLIGMGDGLFLPMGANKPTRLQGAFISDEEIHAVVDFAKNQAEPDYQEGITAAKPGEKKDVDADIGDDLDVLLQAIELVVTSQFGSTSMLQRKLRVGFAKAGRLMDLMETRGVVGPSEGSKARDVLIKPDELDGLLLSIRGGDAPDPDE, from the coding sequence ATGGCAGGTAAGTCCCGCAACACCGCGACGCCCCGGTCACGGGCGGGAACAGGGCGGGAACCGCAGCAGTCAGGAGCGGCCAGAGGGAGGACCACCACGTCTCGGACTCGTTCGACCACACCGCGTTCCACCGCCGCACGCCCCGCTCAGCGCCGCACCGGCCCGACGCCTCGCGCCCGGGCCACCCCGCCGCGCCGTCCCCCCGCCCGCACCGCGCGCGGCGGCTCCAGCACCGCGCCGCTCGCGGTCTTCAGCCGGGTGGTCAGCGGCGGCTGGAACATGCTCGCCAATGGTCTCGGCGCCACCACCCGGACGTTGAGCCGGGCCGGCGACATCGAACACGGCCACCGGCGCGACGGGATGGCGCTGGCCCTGATCGCGGTCAGCGCGATCGTCGCCGCCGCGGTGTGGTTGTCGGCGGGTGGCCCGGTCGGCCGCTGGGTCGAGGAGGCCATCCGCTGGGTCGCGGGTTCGGCCTCGGCGGGTCTGCCGTTCGCCTGCGCCGGACTCGCCGTCATTCTCATGCGTACCGAACCGCATCCGGAGATCCGGCCCCGCCTGGTGCTCGGCGGAATGCTGGTCAGCCTGCCGTTCCTCGGCCTGTGGCATCTGGCCGCAGGCGCACCCGACGACGCGCACGGCCGGTCGCGCGCAGCGGGTTTCACCGGTTTCGTGGTCGGCGGTCCGCTGACCGACGGCCTCACCGCCTGGCTGTCGGTCCCGATTCTGTTGCTGGCCATCATCTTCGGCGTGCTGCTGCTCACCGGCACCACCGTGCGCGAGGTGCCGCAGCGCCTGCGTGAGTACTTCGGCACCGGCAGCGGTGGCGACGAATACGGCGACTACCGCGGCGAACACGGCGATTTCGATCCCGCCGATTACGACGCCGACGGCTTCCCGCTGCACCGCGGGCGTTCCCGGCGACGCGGCCGCACTCCTGCCGAGAACTATCCCCCCGACGAGTTCGGCGATCCCGACGCCGTCACCGAGGCGCTGTCCGAGCCGCCGCTGCGGGACGCCAAAACCATTGCCACGGCCGCCGAATTCGGGGCCGAGGATGCCGCTCCGGCGCCGAAGCCGCGCAAGCGCGTGACCCCCAAGGTCGCCGACCAAACGCCGCCACCGCCGCCGAAAGAACCCGATTTCGTTCCGGAACGGGTCATCGAGGGCGACTACACGCTGCCGCCGCTCAACCTGCTCACCGACGGCGATCCGCCCAAGAAGCGCAGCGCCGCCAACGAATCGATGATCGAGGCGATCACCGAGGTGCTGGTGCAGTTCAAGATCGACGCGGCGGTCACCGGTTTCGTGCGCGGCCCGACGGTCACCCGCTACGAGGTCGAACTCGGGCCGGGTGTGAAGGTCGAGAAGATCACCGCGCTGGCCCGCAACATCGCCTATGCCGTTGCGACGGAGAACGTCCGGCTGCTCGCCCCGATCCCGGGCAAGTCCGCCGTCGGCATCGAGGTGCCCAACTCCGACCGGGAACTCGTGCGCCTGGCCGACGTTCTCAAGGCTCCGTCCACCCGAAACGACCACCACCCCTTGGTGATCGGCCTCGGCAAGAACATCGAGGGCGATTTCGTCTCCGCCAACCTGGCGAAGATGCCGCACCTGCTGGTCGCGGGTTCCACCGGTTCCGGTAAGTCGAGTTTCGTGAACTCGATGCTGGTGTCGCTGTTGCAGCGGGCCACCCCGGACGAGGTCCGGATGATCCTGATCGACCCGAAAATGGTGGAACTCACGCCTTACGAGGGCATTCCGCACCTGATCACGCCCATCATCACCCAGCCGAAGAAGGCCGCCGCCGCGCTGGCCTGGCTGGTGGAGGAGATGGAGCAGCGTTACCAGGACATGCAGGCCAACAAGGTCCGCCACATCGACGACTTCAACAAGAAGGTGAAGTCCGGCCTGATCACGGCGCCGCTGGGCAGCGAACGGGTGTATCGCCCGTACCCGTACATCCTCGCCATCGTCGACGAGCTCGCCGACCTCATGATGACCGCCCCGCGCGATGTCGAGGACGCCATCGTCCGCATCACCCAGAAGGCCCGCGCCGCCGGCATCCACCTGGTCCTGGCCACCCAGCGCCCCTCGGTGGACGTCGTCACCGGCCTGATCAAGACCAACGTCCCGTCCCGCCTGGCCTTCGCCACCTCCTCGCTGACCGACTCCCGCGTCATCCTGGACCAGCCGGGCGCCGAAAAACTTATCGGCATGGGCGACGGCCTCTTCCTGCCGATGGGTGCGAACAAACCCACCCGCCTGCAGGGCGCGTTCATCAGCGACGAAGAAATCCACGCCGTGGTCGATTTCGCCAAGAACCAGGCCGAGCCGGACTATCAGGAAGGCATCACCGCCGCCAAGCCCGGCGAGAAGAAAGACGTCGACGCCGACATCGGCGACGACCTCGACGTCCTCCTGCAGGCCATCGAACTGGTCGTCACCTCCCAATTCGGTTCCACCTCGATGCTGCAACGCAAACTCCGCGTCGGCTTCGCCAAAGCGGGCCGCCTGATGGACCTGATGGAAACCCGCGGCGTCGTCGGCCCGAGCGAAGGCTCCAAGGCCCGCGACGTCCTGATCAAACCCGACGAACTCGACGGACTGCTCCTTTCCATCCGCGGCGGCGACGCCCCGGACCCGGACGAGTAA
- a CDS encoding S8 family peptidase: MAGDIEVWQDRALAVLVTVPAGKQVNQKTLLTMIAARFAAKFEAGERDSMAGEPMWWATVTAALGKLREAGLVAPEPAIELTAAGRAAAPEADARAARYVPQRGSATAGEPSQVPVAGVIAPPLRKFLEARRAERARSAEANIPPPPGSDDPIPVMIELNFSHGRGLKAAFKRLKILWKLVCDTGVPFHLTDEYATGWLTPDQIEGLVAADAVASTLRSRALHAIWPDFEVHAQIDHSFVTIKAEAAQRSFNAYGTGIVWAVVDSGIDGQHAHFRAHSTLSHRSVRDLHRTCPGDGPPVREGALVDEAGHGTHVAGIIAGGLDGKAKKVVVTENRYNTADGAELRRRAVDPARLSGIAPRTRLVSLKVLGAKGNESARVGRVIQALAYVRKVNAASDGTLRIHGVNLSLGYGFDPQWYACGSSPLCLAVDKLVRSGVIVVVAAGNSAYVSHFVEDQNAPTRFSTGMTINDPGNAKRAITVGSTHRDAPHTYGISYFSSRGPTGDGRIKPDLVAPGERITSAGTGKLGADAFRSLGRNEEDAAVYIEQSGTSMAAPHVSGAIAAFLSVRREFIGDPDSVKRIFVESATSLGRDHYLEGGGIVDLMRAMQSV, encoded by the coding sequence ATGGCTGGTGACATCGAGGTTTGGCAGGACAGGGCGTTGGCGGTCCTGGTCACTGTGCCTGCCGGCAAGCAGGTGAATCAGAAGACGCTGCTGACCATGATCGCCGCCCGGTTTGCTGCCAAATTCGAGGCCGGTGAACGGGATTCGATGGCCGGGGAGCCGATGTGGTGGGCTACGGTCACGGCCGCGCTGGGTAAGCTGCGGGAGGCGGGGTTGGTTGCGCCGGAGCCGGCGATCGAACTCACCGCGGCCGGGCGGGCGGCGGCACCCGAGGCTGATGCGCGCGCGGCGCGGTACGTTCCCCAGCGCGGGTCGGCGACCGCGGGCGAGCCGAGCCAGGTGCCGGTCGCCGGAGTTATCGCACCGCCGTTGCGTAAGTTCCTCGAGGCGCGCCGTGCAGAACGGGCGCGGTCCGCTGAGGCGAATATTCCGCCGCCTCCCGGTTCCGACGATCCGATTCCCGTCATGATCGAGCTCAATTTCAGCCATGGCCGTGGTCTCAAGGCTGCCTTCAAGCGGCTCAAAATCTTGTGGAAGCTGGTCTGCGACACTGGCGTCCCCTTCCATCTCACCGATGAATACGCCACCGGATGGTTGACCCCGGACCAGATCGAGGGGCTGGTCGCGGCGGATGCGGTGGCCTCGACGCTGCGTAGCCGGGCATTGCACGCCATCTGGCCGGACTTCGAGGTGCACGCTCAGATCGATCATTCCTTCGTGACGATCAAAGCTGAAGCCGCGCAACGCTCGTTCAATGCCTACGGCACGGGAATTGTCTGGGCAGTGGTGGATTCGGGCATCGACGGGCAGCACGCGCATTTCCGGGCCCATTCCACCCTCAGTCACCGATCTGTGCGTGACCTGCATCGCACCTGCCCGGGCGACGGTCCGCCCGTTCGCGAGGGCGCGCTCGTCGATGAAGCCGGGCACGGCACCCACGTCGCGGGCATCATCGCCGGTGGCCTCGACGGCAAGGCGAAAAAGGTTGTCGTCACCGAGAATCGGTACAACACCGCCGACGGGGCCGAGTTGCGCAGGCGGGCCGTGGATCCGGCACGCCTGTCCGGGATCGCGCCGCGCACCAGGCTGGTCAGCCTGAAAGTGCTCGGCGCGAAGGGCAATGAATCGGCGCGGGTTGGGCGGGTCATTCAAGCGCTGGCCTACGTGCGCAAGGTCAACGCGGCCAGTGACGGCACGCTCCGCATCCACGGCGTGAATCTCAGCCTCGGGTACGGATTCGATCCGCAGTGGTACGCGTGCGGCAGCAGCCCGCTGTGCCTGGCGGTCGACAAGCTCGTCCGCAGCGGTGTGATCGTCGTGGTCGCGGCGGGCAACTCCGCCTACGTCAGTCATTTCGTCGAAGACCAGAATGCGCCGACCCGGTTCAGCACCGGTATGACCATCAACGATCCGGGAAACGCCAAGCGCGCCATCACCGTCGGCTCCACGCACCGCGACGCACCACACACCTACGGCATCTCCTACTTCTCCTCCCGCGGGCCGACCGGGGACGGGCGCATCAAGCCGGATCTGGTCGCACCAGGCGAACGGATCACCTCGGCCGGCACCGGCAAACTGGGCGCCGACGCCTTCCGGTCGCTGGGCCGAAACGAGGAGGACGCTGCCGTTTACATCGAGCAGAGCGGCACCAGCATGGCCGCCCCGCACGTGTCGGGCGCTATCGCGGCCTTCCTGTCGGTCCGGCGCGAATTCATCGGCGACCCGGACTCGGTCAAACGGATCTTCGTCGAATCGGCGACCTCGCTCGGCCGCGACCACTACCTCGAGGGCGGCGGAATCGTCGACCTGATGCGCGCCATGCAGTCGGTGTGA
- a CDS encoding WXG100 family type VII secretion target, whose amino-acid sequence MSTTGNGGSELWVVPTEVSDAGKFVQAVSETLVTGLHSLDADVDRLLESWQGGRAQSYREGWDETKQGALKVLASLAKMAETLGVTSASYVDTDSNNAQQTSSLDLP is encoded by the coding sequence ATGTCCACGACCGGTAATGGCGGGTCGGAGCTTTGGGTGGTTCCGACAGAGGTTTCCGATGCGGGGAAGTTCGTTCAAGCAGTGTCGGAGACGTTGGTGACTGGTTTGCATTCGTTGGATGCGGATGTGGATCGGTTGTTGGAGTCATGGCAGGGCGGGCGGGCGCAGTCGTATCGGGAGGGGTGGGATGAAACAAAGCAGGGGGCGCTGAAAGTGCTTGCCTCACTGGCGAAGATGGCGGAAACGTTGGGTGTGACCAGCGCTTCCTACGTCGACACTGATTCTAATAATGCGCAGCAGACCAGTTCGTTGGATCTTCCCTGA
- a CDS encoding alpha/beta hydrolase codes for MDHDGSPDELAGTSALLAEAIARIWLDAPPPEIEGLNEELLKCLRELEFAIPAEQPAVRAEIRSLLNSVPAISRRVDDQLESLRTSVSGTGTAVDVVKEVRHHRHVRIEVVYGTTRRATGQSDPRNSFCGKRGEPSYGIAAVQLPDDRRMCQLDGPRPWPMRFRSERRQHLSITAAQPDGGDDIAGVLSDAVHRAPEPDVMLFVHGYNVGFPAAVQRAAQIAFDLDFKGVPMLYSWPSTASVSGYVADGVAVEWSAPHFTDFLRKVLCTIGVRRVHVVAHSMGNRLLTEALVALAVAPPSPRPARLAEIVFAAPDVDAEVFRRRAEVFAGQAERFTLYASDKDRALRMSQRLARYPRAGQAGAGIVVVDGVDTIDATELDTDFMGHSYIGDHRSVLGDLFYLIHGGLEPDKRFGLRSVVAPAGVHWVFRPTANR; via the coding sequence ATGGATCATGACGGATCGCCGGACGAACTCGCGGGCACTTCGGCGCTACTGGCCGAAGCCATCGCGCGCATCTGGCTCGACGCGCCCCCGCCGGAAATCGAGGGCCTGAACGAGGAGCTGTTGAAATGCCTGCGCGAGTTGGAGTTCGCCATACCTGCCGAGCAGCCGGCGGTGCGAGCGGAGATTCGCTCGCTGCTGAATTCGGTACCCGCGATCTCGCGCCGAGTCGACGATCAGCTCGAGAGTTTGCGCACGTCCGTGTCCGGCACCGGGACTGCCGTCGATGTGGTGAAGGAGGTCCGGCACCATCGACACGTTCGAATCGAGGTGGTGTACGGGACAACTCGCCGAGCCACCGGTCAGTCCGATCCCCGGAATTCGTTCTGCGGGAAGCGCGGGGAGCCCTCGTACGGGATTGCGGCGGTGCAGCTTCCGGACGACCGCCGCATGTGCCAGTTGGACGGGCCGCGGCCGTGGCCCATGCGGTTCCGGAGTGAGAGACGCCAGCATCTGAGTATCACCGCCGCGCAACCGGACGGTGGCGATGATATCGCGGGGGTTTTGTCCGATGCGGTTCACCGCGCGCCAGAACCGGATGTGATGCTGTTCGTACACGGCTACAACGTCGGTTTCCCCGCAGCAGTGCAACGGGCAGCGCAGATCGCCTTCGACCTCGATTTCAAAGGTGTGCCGATGCTGTACAGCTGGCCCTCCACCGCATCTGTCTCCGGCTACGTCGCCGATGGGGTCGCCGTGGAATGGTCGGCCCCGCATTTCACCGACTTCTTGCGGAAGGTGTTGTGCACCATAGGTGTTCGTCGCGTGCACGTGGTCGCGCACAGTATGGGCAACAGGCTGCTCACTGAGGCGCTCGTCGCGCTGGCCGTCGCGCCGCCCAGCCCGCGCCCAGCGCGGCTGGCAGAGATAGTTTTCGCAGCTCCCGATGTCGATGCCGAGGTTTTCCGCAGACGCGCCGAGGTTTTCGCCGGACAGGCCGAACGATTCACCCTATACGCCTCAGACAAGGACCGCGCTCTGCGCATGTCCCAGCGGCTTGCGCGCTATCCGCGTGCGGGTCAGGCGGGTGCGGGCATAGTGGTCGTAGACGGCGTCGACACCATCGATGCAACCGAACTCGACACCGATTTCATGGGTCACTCGTACATCGGAGACCATCGTTCGGTCCTAGGTGATCTGTTCTACCTGATCCACGGCGGACTGGAGCCGGACAAGCGATTCGGTTTGCGATCGGTGGTCGCACCGGCGGGTGTGCACTGGGTGTTTCGCCCGACGGCAAACCGCTGA
- a CDS encoding EndoU domain-containing protein, with product MAPSDKEVAVTPKTFYDAGTDCINAAGAFDALFTLAMGGLIECEKMGGSFAAASDWSRSYDDRASELTALAANLVSALSNYSNIVTNLGYVHALADNNPNNDDPPKALPILKGIVHISPPSAGGPGNGLIDKLGVGLIEQLGASVPDGNIERLDLARIVWETMATGDVIVTNIDKLQKLPGTFEEQKSDDATAVIEDLKQLHSAAIDLQHACSELAGSCRDHRAALIQLRDDITRVIEDVAKDAGVTVLVEVGAAALILAGRPDAAAKLSADRVKNMADGIGKIVVEWNNTKGIAAGVKKSRDLGPARTNLQRIIDLKQNPVSKPANGLGAQWSKVTGSVPSSISITQGRRIHILDGDGDEDGGGHAPGTGAPGKTEFPDTDLWEDDHIINSIVDVAKNPDQVPVLQDNGRWKVQGVRDGVLIEVIVNSDGTIRTGYPVSGKDVYKNDENGNPIK from the coding sequence GTGGCGCCGAGCGATAAAGAAGTTGCAGTTACCCCGAAAACATTCTACGACGCTGGCACTGATTGCATTAATGCTGCGGGTGCGTTTGATGCTCTTTTCACTCTCGCGATGGGCGGGCTCATAGAGTGTGAGAAGATGGGTGGTAGTTTTGCTGCGGCCAGTGATTGGTCTCGATCGTATGATGATCGGGCCAGTGAACTAACTGCCCTCGCTGCCAATCTGGTGAGCGCTTTGTCGAATTACAGTAACATTGTCACCAATCTGGGTTATGTTCACGCCCTCGCGGACAACAACCCCAATAACGATGACCCACCGAAGGCCCTCCCAATACTCAAAGGTATCGTTCATATTTCGCCTCCTTCAGCGGGCGGTCCAGGGAATGGGTTGATCGACAAGCTTGGGGTGGGGTTGATCGAGCAGCTCGGGGCTAGTGTCCCCGACGGTAATATCGAAAGGCTTGATCTGGCACGCATCGTGTGGGAAACGATGGCCACTGGTGACGTGATTGTCACCAATATCGACAAATTGCAAAAATTGCCCGGCACATTCGAGGAGCAGAAGTCCGACGATGCTACTGCGGTGATAGAGGATTTAAAGCAACTCCACAGCGCTGCGATAGATCTGCAACACGCGTGTAGTGAACTCGCCGGCTCGTGCCGCGATCACCGTGCCGCATTGATACAACTTCGGGATGACATCACCAGGGTGATAGAAGATGTCGCGAAGGATGCCGGGGTTACGGTTCTAGTTGAAGTAGGAGCCGCCGCGCTGATATTGGCGGGCAGGCCGGATGCTGCTGCGAAATTGTCTGCTGATCGGGTCAAGAACATGGCCGATGGTATCGGCAAGATCGTTGTAGAATGGAATAACACCAAGGGTATTGCGGCTGGGGTTAAGAAATCTCGAGACCTCGGTCCAGCACGAACAAATCTGCAACGCATCATAGACCTCAAGCAGAATCCTGTTTCCAAACCAGCCAATGGCCTTGGTGCCCAGTGGAGTAAGGTAACAGGATCTGTTCCGAGTAGCATTTCGATCACTCAGGGACGGAGAATCCATATCCTCGACGGCGATGGCGATGAAGACGGAGGAGGACACGCCCCGGGCACGGGGGCGCCAGGAAAGACCGAGTTTCCTGATACCGACCTATGGGAAGACGACCACATCATCAACAGCATCGTGGATGTTGCTAAGAATCCCGACCAAGTCCCGGTACTCCAGGACAACGGGCGTTGGAAAGTCCAAGGGGTTCGCGACGGTGTACTCATCGAGGTAATCGTGAACTCGGACGGCACTATCCGCACCGGCTACCCGGTCAGCGGGAAAGACGTGTACAAGAACGACGAGAACGGCAACCCGATCAAGTAG
- a CDS encoding WXG100 family type VII secretion target, which produces MDGYRVNLGELEQITARMRGFSGFLTETLQGLQQRMAALHQTWSGEAATAQSEAFAQWMTAANEVAEGIAAMQDASADAHASYIDAVETNLRTLGLR; this is translated from the coding sequence ATGGACGGCTATCGGGTTAATCTTGGTGAGCTGGAGCAGATTACGGCGCGGATGCGGGGATTCTCGGGCTTCCTCACTGAAACGTTGCAGGGTCTCCAGCAGCGGATGGCCGCCCTGCATCAGACGTGGTCGGGTGAGGCCGCTACCGCGCAGAGTGAAGCGTTTGCGCAGTGGATGACGGCAGCGAATGAGGTCGCTGAGGGGATTGCAGCGATGCAGGATGCCTCTGCGGATGCGCATGCCAGTTATATCGACGCGGTGGAAACGAACTTGCGGACATTGGGGTTGCGGTAA
- a CDS encoding DUF4189 domain-containing protein: MKKFATLAAVLPAIAGTVLAATAAPAHAQGPSYGGIAVAMSNHHYGFTYNVATHAAAEAGAVRACLQYGGNPDCRPVLTWRNGCGALAISPTHWSYGSGPSLRAARDRAIANNPGRGARIEHWQCTEGYAL, encoded by the coding sequence TTGAAGAAGTTCGCGACGCTTGCCGCGGTCCTGCCGGCGATAGCCGGAACGGTATTAGCTGCCACTGCGGCTCCGGCCCACGCTCAGGGCCCGTCCTACGGGGGCATCGCCGTGGCGATGTCGAACCACCACTACGGCTTCACCTACAACGTGGCCACCCACGCCGCCGCGGAGGCCGGGGCGGTCCGCGCCTGTCTGCAGTACGGCGGTAACCCGGACTGCCGCCCGGTGCTCACCTGGCGCAATGGCTGTGGGGCGCTTGCCATTTCACCCACGCACTGGAGTTATGGCTCGGGCCCGTCGCTCCGTGCCGCGCGCGATCGAGCGATCGCCAACAATCCGGGCCGGGGCGCCCGCATCGAGCACTGGCAGTGCACCGAGGGCTACGCCCTGTAG
- a CDS encoding recombinase family protein: protein MNGRRRRGRPRVCPDDVLELIVAMNRNGITYRSICSELNANGVPTPAGRQRWYPSYVSRLLNTANVVERFGRPSTSRRSARPAPRH from the coding sequence ATGAACGGACGGCGGAGACGTGGACGCCCGCGCGTGTGCCCGGACGACGTCTTGGAGCTCATTGTGGCCATGAACCGCAACGGCATCACCTATCGCAGCATCTGTTCGGAACTCAATGCCAACGGAGTTCCGACACCAGCCGGACGCCAGCGCTGGTACCCGTCGTATGTGTCGCGGCTGTTGAATACGGCCAATGTGGTCGAACGCTTCGGCCGTCCATCGACTTCCCGACGCAGCGCTCGCCCCGCGCCGCGACACTGA
- a CDS encoding TIGR03085 family metal-binding protein: MSIAQRERQALVVAMSAAGPEAPTLCGTWTVRDLAAHLVVRERRPDAAPGILLKPFAGYLDSVQDKTARKPFDELLELVRTGPPWWSPLKPVDAMANLSEMFVHHEDVRRAAPDWAPRELSDADEAKLWSLVRRMAKMSYRKSPVALVLQTPDGRRVVAKDSSGAEVTLTGKPSELLLHAFGRDEVRLETGGPAEAVRSVLELDRSV; this comes from the coding sequence ATGAGCATTGCGCAGCGCGAACGGCAAGCACTGGTGGTCGCGATGTCCGCCGCGGGCCCCGAAGCGCCCACTCTGTGCGGGACCTGGACGGTGCGAGATCTGGCTGCGCACTTGGTGGTTCGCGAGCGCCGCCCCGATGCCGCGCCCGGCATTCTGCTGAAACCCTTTGCCGGATATTTGGATTCGGTGCAGGACAAGACCGCGCGCAAGCCCTTCGACGAGCTGCTGGAGCTCGTGCGGACCGGGCCGCCGTGGTGGTCGCCGCTCAAGCCGGTGGACGCGATGGCCAACCTGAGCGAAATGTTCGTCCATCACGAGGACGTGCGCCGCGCCGCGCCCGACTGGGCACCGCGCGAACTCTCCGATGCCGACGAGGCGAAGTTGTGGTCGCTGGTGCGGCGGATGGCGAAGATGTCCTATCGCAAGTCGCCGGTGGCGCTGGTGTTGCAGACGCCCGATGGTCGTCGAGTCGTCGCGAAAGACAGCTCCGGGGCCGAGGTGACACTGACCGGTAAGCCCTCCGAGCTACTGCTGCACGCCTTCGGTCGCGACGAAGTCCGGCTCGAAACCGGCGGTCCGGCCGAGGCGGTCCGTTCCGTGCTCGAACTCGACCGTTCGGTCTGA